The following are encoded together in the Lathyrus oleraceus cultivar Zhongwan6 chromosome 3, CAAS_Psat_ZW6_1.0, whole genome shotgun sequence genome:
- the LOC127132163 gene encoding uncharacterized protein LOC127132163, translated as MGKAKKAPKFAVMKKLVTSKAIKSYKEDVLNPEKKKTPDEKLPRNVPKPSSALFFQHNTALGPPYRVLVDTNFINFSIQNKLDLEKGMMDCLYAKCTPCITDCVMAELEKLGQKYRVALRIAKDPRFERLLCIHKGTYADDCLVGRVTQNKCFIVATCDRDLKRRIRKVPGVPIMYITKHRYSIERLPEATIGGAPRI; from the exons ATGGGGAAAGCTAAAAAGGCACCCAAATTTGCTGTTATGAAGAAGCTTGTCACTTCCAAAGCAATCAAAAG CTATAAAGAAGATGTTTTGAATCCAGAAAAGAAGAAAACACCCGACGAAAAGTTACCTAGAAACGT CCCTAAGCCTTCTTCGGCGCTTTTCTTTCAACACAATACTGCTTTGGGACCTCCTTATCGGGTTTTGGTGGATACTAACTTTATCAATTTCTCCATCCAGAATAAA TTGGATTTGGAGAAAGGAATGATGGATTGCTTATATGCAAAAT GCACTCCGTGTATTACAGACTGTGTAATGGCAGAATTAGAGAAGTTGGGCCAAAAATATCGTGTAGCTCTGAG GATTGCAAAGGATCCTCGATTTGAGAGATTACTCTGTATTCATAAGGGTACCTATGCTGATGACTGCCTTGTTGGCAGAGTTACTCAG AATAAGTGCTTCATTGTTGCAACATGTGATCGAGACTTGAAGAGGAGGATCCGGAAG GTTCCCGGCGTGCCGATAATGTACATCACCAAACACAGATACTCAATCGAGCGGTTGCCTGAAGCAACAATTGGCGGAG CACCTAGAATTTGA
- the LOC127132165 gene encoding organelle RRM domain-containing protein 2, mitochondrial, producing the protein MAFVSGFQRLLGHSQTHFTSIRFNSTLTSPKLFVSGLSRLTTDEKLTEAFSPFGQLMEAKVIIDRASGRSKGFAFVSYATVEEADKAREGMNAKFLDGWVIFVDPAKPREPRPPPQAESQASQTGFTVNKTVGWCG; encoded by the exons ATGGCATTTGTCTCTGGATTTCAGCGGTTACTCGGCCATTCCCAGACCCACTTCACTTCGATTCGTTTCAATTCAACTCTCACTTCCCCCAAACTTTTCGTCAGCG GTCTTTCAAGATTGACAACGGATGAAAAGCTTACTGAAGCATTTTCTCCTTTTGGGCAGCTCATGGAAG CTAAGGTGATAATTGACAGAGCCTCCGGAAGATCAAAGGGGTTCGCTTTTGTGTCGTATGCAACCGTAGAAGAAGCTGACAAGGCCAGAGAAGGAATGAATGCTAAGTTTTTGGATGGATGGGTTATATTTGTTGATCCTGCCAAACCAAGAGAACCTCGACCTCCTCCGCAAGCAGAATCTCAGGCATCTCAAACAGGGTTCACAGTTAATAAGACTGTTGGATGGTGTGGTTGA